One window from the genome of Osmerus eperlanus chromosome 3, fOsmEpe2.1, whole genome shotgun sequence encodes:
- the ednrbb gene encoding endothelin receptor type B: MGIVALTLCLLLAKGMIPVTAETNDQHSQPFPVIELFETASPGVSAMPENSKSNNSSHVFQGPGKKTSLPPMCLHSAGIRGTFKYINTVVSFLVFTVGIVGNSALLKIIHENKCMRSGPNILIASLALGDLMHILIDIPVNTYRLIAEDWPFGLVLCKLVPFIQKTCVGITVLSLCALSIDRYRAVASWNQIKGIGVSMWTAIEIILIWVVSTILAVPEVVGFDMITMDYKGQHLRICLLHPMQTTQFMQFYKAVKDWWLFGFYFCMPLACTAVFYAMMSRKILKKTDNTINDHTKQRREVARTVFCLVVVFAVCWLPLYLSRILKRTIYDAKDPNRCQLLSFFLVLDYIGINMASVNSCINPIALYVVSKKFKTCFKACLCCWCTTPGLVMHDEVQSIMKSKVHEPDSENGNDKAQRTLECLT, translated from the exons TGCAGAGACCAATGATCAGCATTCACAACCATTCCCTGTAATTGAACTCTTCGAAACAGCATCTCCTGGTGTTTCAGCAATGCCAGAAAACTCTAAATCTAACAACTCTAGCCATGTATTTCAAGGTCCGGGCAAGAAAACATCACTCCCTCCAATGTGTTTACATTCTGCTGGAATTAGAGGCACATTCAAGTATATAAATACTGTAGTGTCCTTCCTGGTGTTTACAGTTGGTATAGTGGGAAATTCAGCCTTATTGAAAATCATTCATGAAAACAAATGTATGAGAAGTGGACCTAACATTCTCATTGCCAGCCTTGCTTTAGGAGACCTAATGCACATTCTGATAGATATCCCAGTCAATACTTACAGG CTGATAGCTGAGGACTGGCCATTTGGTTTGGTGCTCTGTAAACTAGTGCCTTTTATACAGAAGACCTGCGTTGGAATTACTGTGTTGAGCTTGTGTGCTTTGAGCATTGACAG ATATCGAGCCGTGGCATCCTGGAATCAAATCAAAGGCATCGGAGTGTCTATGTGGACAGCAATAGAAATAATTTTGATATGGGTTGTATCAACCATCCTGGCTGTGCCTGAAGTTGTTGGCTTTGATATGATAACAATGGACTATAAAGGACAGCATCTGAGAATCTGCCTGCTTCATCCCATGCAGACAACACAGTTCATGCAG ttttataaagCAGTCAAAGACTGGTGGCTCTTTGGATTCTACTTCTGCATGCCACTGGCATGCACAGCCGTTTTCTATGCAATGATGAGCAGGAAAATACTGAAGAAGACAGATAATACAATCAACGACCACACCAAACAG AGACGAGAAGTAGCAAGGACTGTGTTCTGCCTGGTggttgtgtttgctgtgtgttggTTACCTCTGTACCTCAGCAGAATCCTAAAACGAACCATATATGATGCGAAGGATCCCAACAGGTGTCAGTTATTGAG TTTCTTTCTTGTCCTGGACTACATCGGCATCAATATGGCATCAGTGAACTCATGCATCAACCCTATCGCTTTGTATGTGGTCAGCAAAAAGTTCAAAACTTGTTTCAAG GCATGTCTGTGCTGTTGGTGCACAACACCTGGACTAGTGATGCATGATGAGGTGCAGTCTATCATGAAGTCTAAGGTGCATGAGCCGGACTCTGAGAACGGCAACGACAAAGCACAGAGAACGCTGGAATGTTTGACATGA